The nucleotide sequence TGTAAGCTTGGATATCGTTGTCATCTGTTAGGGTGATGTGATCAACATTCAGGCTGTGTTCATTCAGACTGTAATCAATCTTGACGGTATGGGGAGATTGTCCCTGTCGCAGACGTCTCATTTCACCGTCATTGTTGTTCCTGGCATATCCTATTTTCAGTCTGAAGGACGGAAAGGTTGCCTCTTCGGTATTCCTTGGCTGAATGGAAAGACTTTGAACGGCACAGGTCACTTGATAAGGCAATTCTGCGGAAGAAATGGCTAGGGCATCGTCGAGCTCTTCATGGAAAGTCTGCTGATCTATATCGGCAAGTCGCATATTCGTTGAGAAATCAATATCTTCAGTAAATCTTGAACTCTGATATCTCAGGCCAAGCAGGATCCCGCCTTTCATTATCATTTTTGGTTTCAGGTATTCATTGGAGGCAATGGCCTGTAGAACTATATGTACGGCCTGGCGGAAGGTGATGCGGTCCTGTGGCGCATCGGCGATCCAGTCTTCTATAGAGTATTCCATATAGAGTATTTATCAGTTGTTGATGGATATACACCATACTTCGGAGTATGTCTTTTTGTAAGGGTTTGATGCTATTAATTTACGGCTTCCTCCACGCTGAACAGTCTTCTTCCATGTTTCAATCGTGCGGTGGGTTAGTCCACAGACTTCTTCCAGAAGGTAACCTACCCTGGCTTTATCTATACCTTTTCCATTTTTATCAACTGTTTTGACGATTACAGGCAGGTATTCACCAGCATATTCACGGAACACATCCTGTACATGCGAGAAACCGCCACACAGATCCGGCTCCCTGAGCATATCCAGAAAGGTTTCACCTATGTTACTTACCCGAATCCCACCGGAGTCATGGAGTTCCTGCTTTTTTCTGTAGTTTCTATGGGTATGGAAAATCAGCTCCTTGCCATCGATTTTTTCGTATGGAGTGAACCCGCGGATCATCAGAGGTTGCATGTTGCTTATAGCGGGGAAATCCTTCAGTAAATGTTCCTGATAAAGGCTCCGGGCAGTATTAAGAGGTGCTTGGATCAGGTGCACAATATGTGGAATACGATCGGTGATGCCATGCCATTCCATTGCGGACAGATAGGCAAGATGGGAGTAAGGTGTGAGACAGCAGGCAATCTGCTGAGCACTCGCTTGGTTTTTGTTACTGATTTGCCAGATAAAACTAGGAATAATGGGTGACAGAATTCCCTGATTAACCATGTCTTCCAGAGCATCATCCATGATTCGTTTGTCCGGTTCAGTTGCCTGGATTTTGCCAATGCGGATACCATCAAACATCCTGTCACGGTAGAGCATGTAGATATACATATTGAGTTCATGAAGAGCAATTATCGGTTTAGGATGATAGTTAAGAATTATGAGCCTTAGTGCATCTCGCAGTGAAGTTGTTTTCTTCATATTTAATATGATACCTGTCAATGTATAAGTCCTAAGGACTTATACATTGACAGATGTTTAATGTCAAGTTTTAAGACTTCGAAATGAGACTGTAACTGCATGAATTAAAGGGAAACAAAAAAACAGCTTGACAACATGTTACTATTACAACAACAATGTCCTAAGGACATTGTTGTTGTAATAGCTGATAGGGGTTGTAGCGTTGTCAGTCAGCTAAAGTGGTTTATTGTGGTTACTATAGCGCTCTTGCAACAACCAAGAGCTGAAATGGTTTTGATATTACTGTTTCGGCAGGAAAAAATGACCATTAAAAAATCATTACACCGGTGGAATTTATCCAACTTTACCAGAAAGACGAAGCTCTCTGATTGAGCTTGGTATTAAATTTGGGGAAGGGGCCAATTTACTCGCACTGAAATAATTTTCAGGGAATGGTGTCATCTATTATCATGATGTTGGGGGGCAGTTTATTCACTATTGTTGGTTACTGACCATCAACCCATCAACCAGAACTTGTAAGTTTTGTTTAGAAAATTCACTTTAAATTGACAAAATAATTTACGTTTCAAGATCTTTCATTAACCTAATGAAAATATTAGTACTTTTTGATTTTAGATATCCATTAGTATTCATAGCCGTTCTGAATGGACTGAAAAACTGTTTGATATCTTGCAGGTAATAGTCCTGTCGCCGTAGTTGGTTAGTTTAACGATGTAGCTATGTCATATGTGTAGATGGTGATTGAAGCATGGAAATAATGCCGAACAAGTTCCCTCCTACCACAGATTGTCAGGGCGGGCAAACTGTAACGAAAGTGAACCTGAATAAACCGTAAATCTTAACCACACAGCAAGGCTGTGTGTAGAGTAATCGGAAGCACGGTTTGATGAGAAACCGCTGGGGAGGTGACTTCAAACCAGAGGCTTACTCTATGTTCTTGTCTTAAGGGATTGATTGTTGTTATTACGATAAGTTCAAAAAGATTCCCTATTTTGCAACAGGGAATTTGTGTAGATAGAAACAGGCTTTATGTCCGTCTTTTCCACCTATTCTACTTCGATCGAAAATTAGTCCAATATGTTGGAGAAAAACAAGGTTTGATCCTATTGAGTGTGCGTTGCCGGTGTTCTAATGGGTTGCATAATAAAATGTAGCCCCAAGGCGTTAGCAACCTTTGTGATTATTGTGAATGTAGGGTTTCCCTTGCCAGAAAGGGCCTTGTAAAGCCCTTCTCAGTTCATTCCAACATTTCTTGCTAGTTGGCTGATGTTACGGGCTCGTACTATGTCACTCAAAGCAGCTGCAATAAGGGAAGGATCACCATCTTCTATCACAGCTTCCAGATACGCCGCAGTATCTTCTTCTGTTTGGAGATAATCGGCAGTATCGTAGTGGCTGAATTTTACTTCTTGGCTTTTCATCGGTTACTCCTTCCATTGCGTGGCAATGGTTTTTGCCAATTCAATAGCGTGGGATTGGTTGCCTTTATCTTCACCACACTATGTTGCAGTTTAATATTCTAGGGCAATTCAAAAGCCTGGTTACTCACAGATACCGAGAATAACCCTATGCGAATCTGACAAAAGTGTCAAAATGCGTTGACAAAATCTACGTCAGGCGTAGTATTAGCTTTAACAACGCTCGCAATGTTCCCTTAGGGGATGTTAGTGGGCTTTTTTTTGGCCTCTTTTTTCCCCTTCAGGGATGACTGCTAATCATGCCTTATGCCTTCTATCCAAAGCCGTATCGCTCACTGGGGGGATCTTGTTGCCGATTTACAGGCTAAGTATCTTCAGTTTCAGAATACTGCCGATGCAGAACAAATTCTTAGCCAGATAAGCTATCACCACTTCAAAATTTACCTGCATCTGTTCCTCGATCCGGCTAGCCCCGGTGGCAAGCATTACCGTCCGACAGCGTTCTTTGAGCATGGCGTTCAGATTTACCGGTTTGATGAAGAGCTCCGAGCTTACCTTTTTAAGGTCATCGTCGGACTGGAAGTTAAATTACGCAGCCGTCTCGATCACACACTTGCCGCGCACAGTAATTTATAAAGCTAAATATTTCAACGGGACGTATGCATCTTCTTACCGTTGCGCCGCTACAGACGAATCGCCTTTATAATGTTCTGGTAGTCATGAATCAGATGATAAAAACACTCGGTATTACCAGCCTGAACTTTTTTGACACGATTGATGATCTGATACAGCGATATCCGGCGATTCAGCCTTATCTGCGTAGCTCTGGGTTTGCTCATAACTGGCAGGCAGATCTGTTCTGGCATTAACTTTTCACTCTGACGAATTGACTCATCTGACGCACTGACTTCGATTGGTGCGTTTTTTTTGATTTTGTAAAAAGAGTTCTGCATTGAGCACAGTCCCGGATCCCCGCACAGTAAGCCGCATTTAGGATCACCTGCATGGGAATGCGCATGAAAAACCCTGTTTTTTTCTCACTCAGTTGGGTGCTCGTCATGGTATTAGCTGGGTGTGCCGGACAAACTCAGGAGGCTACCGCATCCGGTGTAAGTTTTCACCGTTCTCATCAGGCAAGTCCCGCTGTATCCGATATCTATTCTCTGACACCAGAAGTTACACGCTATGATCGCTATACCTTGGTGAGTGTAGGCAGCCAGGCTGTGCAGCGTGAACCCCTCAATCAAATCATCAATATCACCATGCCAGTACCATTGGTACAACGCATTGGTGATGGATTGCACTATCTGCTTTTTGGAACAGGTTATTCGCTGTGTGATACCACCGCAACCCATTTCGTTAAATTGATAGGCAGACCATTACCGGCTATTCAACGCAAAATGGGGCCGATACGGCTCAGTGAAGCGTTACAGATTGTTGTCGGGCCAGCATGGCGTATCCGGGTAGATGAGGTGAATCGTGAAGTGTGTTTTGTTTTACGTGATGAATATCGTCAGTTTTCCGAGACAACGGTTGGCCGGATAACACAGCCCAAAATGCGGGTACCGTTGCAAATAGCTTCTTCACCGGCGTTATCGGCATCTACATTGTCCAATAGCACATTAGCCACGCCGTTACCGGTGAAGCCCCTGATAGCTGAAAGACCGAAAACAGATACCCTTCAATCTTCTGTGACAGGAGGGAAATCCACAACCATTTCTTCAGTATCACCTACTCAGCCCATTAAATCCCTGCTGAGCGGCAGTACACCAGTGGCAACGGTACCGATAGGCAACATCTGGCGTGCGGAAACAGGAACCACTTTGCGTGGAACGTTGGAGCGGTGGGCTAATACAACGGATTGCCCGGTAGGGGGACACTGGGTAGTGGTGTGGTCGTCACCGACGGATTACCGCATTGATGCGCCGTTGATGTTCAAAGGCAACTTTGAGTCCTTGTTGGTACAAGTGTTTGATCTTTATCGACAGGCTGAGAAGCCATTGTTTGCCGAAGTCAGCCGCCTTCAGTGCCTGATTTCAGTCAGTGATAAACCGGTGACCCGGTAAGCCGTCATGGGGTACGTCATTAGTGCGTTTGCCTTGGTTTTTCTGTTGATTGCAGGGGGTATACAGCTGCGACAGGCAGAACAACTGCATATCGATCGTGACAACGCAAGGGCTCGAATACTGGCAGATCAAATGTTGCTGTTAGCCAGTGCCATTAATCACTGGCGTGGCGGCTATGCATCTAAAAATGGCACGGTGGATCTCCGTAAGCTCATTCTGCCTTTTCAGCCTGATGCCCGTATCCGGCATGTTATCAGTCAAGGCCGGCTCTGGGTGTGGATGCCGGAAATACCCGGTCTTGTCACCGCTCTGCGCGAACGCACTAAGGGGTCCATGTTGATTGGTGAAGTCCGACAGGGACGGTTGTATGGCTTATCCGGCCAGGCAATAGGATTCACTCTTCCTGACGGGATTAGCGATGGTGATGTGGTGTATTTCAACTGAAAAAACGGACAGGATGTGATGAAAAATAAATGGTGTTCACTCAGGCTTTGTACTTGCCTTGCTCCACTGGCGGCGGTAACAGGCATGGCGCTGATGTCCGGTTGTACCTTGCCGGCAGTGGATAATATGGCGCGTGAGGCCAGTGTGCAAAGTCGGGTAGCACAACAGCATTTGCATCAACAGCATAGCCTGAAACAACCGGGGGTAACCTGGGTAGATAAACCCTGGGTGAATCTGAAACCGGTAGTTCAGCCTGTCGCGTCGGTAAAGTTACCATCCTGTCAGATAACGATTATTAACAGTAAAGTCGGGCTGACATTACCGGAACTAGGACAACGCATTACCCAACTTTGTGGTATTCGGGTCACGGTAGCGCCCGATGTTTTATCACGAGTATCAACCACGGCGGGTGGGTTGACGCGCCAGATGAATAGGGCATTACCGACAGCTGATGATAAAGGACGTATGCCATTGGATTGGCTGGATGATCGAGATATACACTCAATTAACGCTGATGAGCGTCGAGAGCCAGAAGTCCTCACGGGTCTCAATTGGCAAGGGGAGCTGACGGGGCTTTTAGACAATATTGCCAGCCGGTTAGGGATTGCATGGAAGAGGGATAACAGGGCAGTCGTGTTTTATCGGTTTGAAACCCGGACATTTCAGTTGAATGTTCTCAACACCCGTACCAGTAGTAATGCCAGTGTTGCCTCAGGGTCAACCAGTAGTATGGGGACATCAGGGGGCAGTGGTAATGTCAACAATTCTGTCTCTGGGGAGGCCAGCTCTTCACAGAAAACCACGGTTGATCTGAACAGTGATTTATACGAAGACATCCGTAAGACAGTCGAGAATATGTTGACGCCCGAGCGTGGTCGGTTCTGGTTGTCAAGCTCCAGTGGAACGCTGATGGTAACAGACACGCCGGCGGTACTGGATTCGGTATCCCGTTATGTGGAAGAACAAAATACTGTTCTCAACCGTCAGGTTTTGTTGAATGTTCAGGTGCTGAGTGTCAGCACTAGCCGTAAAGAGCAAATGGGACTGGACTGGGGATTAGTTTATAACTCATTGCATAATTTGGGGGCTACGCTGTCTGGCAGTTTTAGCGGTATGGGCAGTGGGACAACGTCTGCGGGTGTCAGTATTTTGGAAAGTGCCACAGGGAAAGCGGCAAAACTCTCCGGTTCCAGCCTGCTGATAAAGGCGTTGAGCGAGCAAGGTAATGTCAGTGTGGTGACCTCTCAAGGAAGTGCGACCACTAATTTGACCCCCATTCCGATACAGATGGCTGATCAGACGGTGTACGTGGCTCAAAGCAGTACAACGACGGCTACGGATGTGGGAGCCACCACAGCTCTGACGCCCGGGATGATCACTACCGGGTTTAATATGACTTTGTTGCCGTTGATACAGCGTAATGGGGATGTTCAGTTACAAGTGGCTTTTAACCTGTCTGATCCGCCGACTATCCGTTCATTCACATCTAAAGAAGGCAATTCTTATATCGAGATGCCGTATACCCGGTTACGTTCACTGAGTCAGAAAGTGAATCTACGTGCCGGGCAGGCGCTGGTACTCACCGGATTTGAACAGGCTGATACTCGGGTGACTAAGACGGGAACCTTTACACCAGGTAATTTCCTGCTTGGGGGAGGACAGTCCGGAGAGAATCAGCGCAGCACGTTGGTTATTTTGATCACCCCCGTATTACTGGATTGAGGAATGAAAGGCTGCATGAATCAATGAAAAGCATCGATTTAGAAATATCCGGTGAGATACCCGAAGTCACGGTTGTAAAGGCCGATCGCCATTGTTGGATCGGTGGCCTGCGTTGGTCACCGTACGTGAAAGTAAAACGGGGACCCCGCAGAAGGCAACGTGTTCGTCCGGTAGCCAGTCGATCTCAATACATCGATGTACATCTGGTCGTGGGCAATCGTTCGGGGAGACGTCAGCAGACTGCTCGTATGATGGGGACGGGAATAATCAGGAAATTGTATTGCCGTCACACACCGTATTCTTTAGCCATCGCTTTTTTATCGCATTCCGGCCCAAACGGGTACGGGATCTATGATTTGGGCGAAGGGCAATGGTTATTTTTGGCAACGCAGAAGGGTTTGCCGTCCGTGATGGCCGATATTGTCGGAACCCGCGAGAATGTCAATGCAGCACTGTCCCGTTTTTTAACGTTTAACCCGGCTCCAGATAAAAGCTGGCGGGTGGTATCTGACCCTGATAATCCGGCGCATTGGCGCTCAATAATTTCTGCTTTGTCGGCTCATCAGTATCGGATGTGTCGCCTGCAACGGCGGTGGCGGTCACCATTATTGTTGATGGCTGTATTCATCTCTTTGTTGATTGTCGTATGGGTGTTATTGCAGTCAGGAAAATCTCCCGATGAGAGATTACCGATGACTGAAACCGTTCAAGTCAGGGCAGCACGATTGTTTGAAGAAACGCCAAAACCGGTTGACTTACCTCATCCGTGGGCCGATAAGCCGTTGTTACCCGCGTTTTTGGCACGTTGTGTCATGACCAGTCGGACGATCCCGGTGTTATTGGCGGGTTGGCGCTTGACGGCAGGTTCATGCCGAAAAGATGGCGTCCGCCTTCACTACGAGATTATGCCTGGCGGTACAGCAGCGCATTTTGTTCAGCGTGTACAGAGTGTATTTAAGCAGTCACCGGTTTTTGACCTGGTTCAGGGCGCAAAAGAAGGCCGGGTATTCCTGCCGTGGAAACCTTTGCCGGTTCGCAATGAAACGGTGCCTGCTGTTTCAGTACAGTTGATGAAGATGGTTTCGAATTTCCAGCAATGGCAGATCCCTCTGACGTTAAATGAACTTACTCCCGCATCGGCATTACCGGGCGACGGGCAATCTATACCTTCCCAGGATTGGCGAGAATACCTGTTCAGCTTCAGTAGTCGGGTGATGCCAGCATGGCTATTTGCTGAACTGGATGATACAGGGCTGCGAATGA is from Photorhabdus laumondii subsp. laumondii and encodes:
- a CDS encoding type IV toxin-antitoxin system AbiEi family antitoxin domain-containing protein, producing the protein MKKTTSLRDALRLIILNYHPKPIIALHELNMYIYMLYRDRMFDGIRIGKIQATEPDKRIMDDALEDMVNQGILSPIIPSFIWQISNKNQASAQQIACCLTPYSHLAYLSAMEWHGITDRIPHIVHLIQAPLNTARSLYQEHLLKDFPAISNMQPLMIRGFTPYEKIDGKELIFHTHRNYRKKQELHDSGGIRVSNIGETFLDMLREPDLCGGFSHVQDVFREYAGEYLPVIVKTVDKNGKGIDKARVGYLLEEVCGLTHRTIETWKKTVQRGGSRKLIASNPYKKTYSEVWCISINN
- a CDS encoding Abi family protein, which gives rise to MPSIQSRIAHWGDLVADLQAKYLQFQNTADAEQILSQISYHHFKIYLHLFLDPASPGGKHYRPTAFFEHGVQIYRFDEELRAYLFKVIVGLEVKLRSRLDHTLAAHSNL
- a CDS encoding addiction module antidote protein — protein: MKSQEVKFSHYDTADYLQTEEDTAAYLEAVIEDGDPSLIAAALSDIVRARNISQLARNVGMN
- a CDS encoding PilN family type IVB pilus formation outer membrane protein, which translates into the protein MKNKWCSLRLCTCLAPLAAVTGMALMSGCTLPAVDNMAREASVQSRVAQQHLHQQHSLKQPGVTWVDKPWVNLKPVVQPVASVKLPSCQITIINSKVGLTLPELGQRITQLCGIRVTVAPDVLSRVSTTAGGLTRQMNRALPTADDKGRMPLDWLDDRDIHSINADERREPEVLTGLNWQGELTGLLDNIASRLGIAWKRDNRAVVFYRFETRTFQLNVLNTRTSSNASVASGSTSSMGTSGGSGNVNNSVSGEASSSQKTTVDLNSDLYEDIRKTVENMLTPERGRFWLSSSSGTLMVTDTPAVLDSVSRYVEEQNTVLNRQVLLNVQVLSVSTSRKEQMGLDWGLVYNSLHNLGATLSGSFSGMGSGTTSAGVSILESATGKAAKLSGSSLLIKALSEQGNVSVVTSQGSATTNLTPIPIQMADQTVYVAQSSTTTATDVGATTALTPGMITTGFNMTLLPLIQRNGDVQLQVAFNLSDPPTIRSFTSKEGNSYIEMPYTRLRSLSQKVNLRAGQALVLTGFEQADTRVTKTGTFTPGNFLLGGGQSGENQRSTLVILITPVLLD
- the pilO2 gene encoding type 4b pilus protein PilO2, which encodes MKSIDLEISGEIPEVTVVKADRHCWIGGLRWSPYVKVKRGPRRRQRVRPVASRSQYIDVHLVVGNRSGRRQQTARMMGTGIIRKLYCRHTPYSLAIAFLSHSGPNGYGIYDLGEGQWLFLATQKGLPSVMADIVGTRENVNAALSRFLTFNPAPDKSWRVVSDPDNPAHWRSIISALSAHQYRMCRLQRRWRSPLLLMAVFISLLIVVWVLLQSGKSPDERLPMTETVQVRAARLFEETPKPVDLPHPWADKPLLPAFLARCVMTSRTIPVLLAGWRLTAGSCRKDGVRLHYEIMPGGTAAHFVQRVQSVFKQSPVFDLVQGAKEGRVFLPWKPLPVRNETVPAVSVQLMKMVSNFQQWQIPLTLNELTPASALPGDGQSIPSQDWREYLFSFSSRVMPAWLFAELDDTGLRMNSLTFTLTSQGQLTYQTEGYIYARK
- the pilM gene encoding type IV pilus biogenesis protein PilM codes for the protein MGYVISAFALVFLLIAGGIQLRQAEQLHIDRDNARARILADQMLLLASAINHWRGGYASKNGTVDLRKLILPFQPDARIRHVISQGRLWVWMPEIPGLVTALRERTKGSMLIGEVRQGRLYGLSGQAIGFTLPDGISDGDVVYFN
- a CDS encoding TcpQ domain-containing protein is translated as MKNPVFFSLSWVLVMVLAGCAGQTQEATASGVSFHRSHQASPAVSDIYSLTPEVTRYDRYTLVSVGSQAVQREPLNQIINITMPVPLVQRIGDGLHYLLFGTGYSLCDTTATHFVKLIGRPLPAIQRKMGPIRLSEALQIVVGPAWRIRVDEVNREVCFVLRDEYRQFSETTVGRITQPKMRVPLQIASSPALSASTLSNSTLATPLPVKPLIAERPKTDTLQSSVTGGKSTTISSVSPTQPIKSLLSGSTPVATVPIGNIWRAETGTTLRGTLERWANTTDCPVGGHWVVVWSSPTDYRIDAPLMFKGNFESLLVQVFDLYRQAEKPLFAEVSRLQCLISVSDKPVTR
- a CDS encoding nucleotidyl transferase AbiEii/AbiGii toxin family protein — translated: MEYSIEDWIADAPQDRITFRQAVHIVLQAIASNEYLKPKMIMKGGILLGLRYQSSRFTEDIDFSTNMRLADIDQQTFHEELDDALAISSAELPYQVTCAVQSLSIQPRNTEEATFPSFRLKIGYARNNNDGEMRRLRQGQSPHTVKIDYSLNEHSLNVDHITLTDDNDIQAYSFTDLVAEKIRSVIQQIVRNRSRRQDIYDLNLLLDSIQPENKDKLAILTTLLEKSTGRLEDGMVNPETLGRVDIRERSSREYELLKDEVEGELMDFDTAYTRIVDFYKSLPWDLVTGWQNVAK